In Raphanus sativus cultivar WK10039 chromosome 5, ASM80110v3, whole genome shotgun sequence, the following proteins share a genomic window:
- the LOC108861576 gene encoding glycine-rich protein 5, which yields MASKSMLLVALLVGSLAFTSFASVPNRKLKSGLEDQKTFFHHPGGGLGGGGGLGGGGGLGGGGGLGGGGGLGGGGGLGGGGGLGGGAGGGGGLGGGAGGGGGLGGGAGGGAGGGFGGGAGGGAGGGAGGGFGGGAGGGGGLGGGAGGGGGAGGGFGGGAGGGAGAGGGFGGGAGGGFGGGAGAGGGYRASGLP from the coding sequence ATGGCTTCCAAGTCAATGCTTCTTGTTGCCTTACTTGTCGGTTCTCTAGCTTTCACTTCATTTGCTAGTGTCCCTAACAGGAAGCTTAAGAGTGGTCTCGAGGATCAAAAGACGTTCTTCCACCATCCAGGCGGGGGTCTTGGTGGAGGCGGTGGTCTTGGAGGAGGCGGTGGCCTTGGAGGAGGAGGCGGCCTTGGAGGAGGAGGCGGCCTCGGTGGAGGAGGTGGTCTTGGCGGAGGAGGCGGCCTTGGTGGAGGAGCTGGAGGCGGCGGTGGTTTAGGCGGAGGAGCTGGAGGCGGCGGTGGTTTAGGTGGAGGAGCAGGTGGTGGAGCAGGAGGAGGATTTGGTGGAGGAGCTGGAGGTGGTGCTGGTGGAGGTGCTGGTGGTGGATTTGGAGGTGGAgctggtggtggaggtggactCGGAGGAGGAgctggaggtggaggtggagctGGTGGTGGATTTGGAGGAGGAGCTGGAGGTGGAGCTGGAGCTGGTGGTGGATTTGGAGGAGGAGCAGGTGGTGGATTCGGTGGTGGAGCAGGTGCTGGTGGTGGTTACCGAGCCAGTGGACTTCCTTGA